Proteins encoded by one window of Azospirillum brasilense:
- a CDS encoding sensor histidine kinase, producing MLDSDPTSPASGGTPETEAAPVLVAALLAVREPPVGPDAPCRTLRDRLAVQPGLPALAVTGEGGRVLGLVDRLALAGIADPEAPARTAMDPVPLLVEADLPLCEIARRIIQDKPGALASGFVVLEKGRYLGIGSGVDLLARTDEQIIQRTRQLDEARRAAERANRAKTAFFACMSHEIRTPLNAMMGFAELLEQEVLGPIANPLYRDYARDIAESGRHLMDLINDLLDLSKAEAGRLELAESLVDVPRVAVGSARLLSDRAGRAGVGIETDLPPDLPPLRADERKLRQMLLNLLSNAVKFTPPDGVVTLDGRVAADGTLRLSVHDTGIGMTADELEKALEPWGQIDSALGRNHIGTGLGLPLTKRLVELHGGRLDIDTAPDRGTTMTLVFPAERVGG from the coding sequence GTGCTCGATTCCGATCCGACCAGTCCCGCCTCCGGCGGCACGCCGGAAACGGAGGCCGCCCCCGTCCTGGTCGCGGCCCTTCTGGCCGTCCGTGAGCCGCCCGTCGGACCGGACGCGCCCTGCCGCACCCTGCGCGACCGGCTGGCCGTCCAGCCCGGTCTTCCGGCGCTCGCCGTGACGGGGGAGGGCGGGCGCGTTCTGGGGCTGGTGGACCGTCTGGCGCTGGCGGGGATTGCCGATCCGGAGGCGCCGGCACGGACGGCGATGGACCCGGTGCCGCTTCTGGTCGAGGCGGACCTTCCGCTCTGCGAGATCGCGCGGCGGATCATCCAGGACAAGCCCGGCGCGCTGGCTTCCGGCTTTGTCGTGCTGGAGAAGGGGCGGTACCTCGGCATCGGGTCGGGGGTGGACCTGCTGGCGCGGACGGACGAGCAGATCATCCAGCGCACCCGCCAGCTCGACGAGGCCCGCCGCGCCGCCGAGCGCGCCAACCGGGCCAAGACCGCCTTCTTCGCCTGCATGAGCCATGAGATCCGCACCCCGCTGAACGCCATGATGGGCTTCGCGGAGCTGCTGGAGCAGGAGGTCCTGGGGCCGATCGCCAACCCGCTCTACCGCGACTACGCCCGCGACATCGCGGAGAGCGGCCGCCATCTGATGGACCTGATCAACGACCTGCTCGACCTGTCGAAGGCCGAGGCCGGGCGGCTGGAACTGGCCGAATCCCTGGTCGACGTGCCGCGCGTCGCCGTGGGCAGCGCCCGCCTGCTGTCCGACCGCGCCGGGCGGGCCGGGGTCGGCATCGAGACGGACCTGCCGCCCGATCTGCCGCCGCTGCGCGCCGACGAGCGCAAGCTGCGGCAGATGCTGCTGAACCTGCTGTCCAATGCGGTGAAGTTCACGCCGCCCGACGGTGTGGTCACTCTGGACGGCCGGGTGGCGGCGGACGGGACGCTGCGCCTGTCGGTGCACGACACCGGCATCGGCATGACCGCCGACGAGCTGGAAAAGGCGCTGGAGCCCTGGGGCCAGATCGACAGCGCGCTGGGCCGCAACCACATCGGCACCGGCCTCGGCCTGCCTTTGACCAAGCGGCTGGTGGAGCTTCACGGGGGAAGGCTGGACATCGACACCGCCCCCGACCGCGGCACCACCATGACGCTGGTCTTCCCGGCGGAGCGGGTGGGCGGGTAG
- a CDS encoding transglutaminase family protein has protein sequence MMTLDIHHTTTYRYANPVTFGDHRLMFRPRDSHDLRLIETGLVISPPPASVRWLHDVFGNSIAVASFDQPATELRFESHIRVDHYPMGELEFPIEDYARSYPFSYSAEEVPDLALTTQRHYPDPEHRVDEWARQFVTLGEGGPPDTQEMLVSMTRAIKETFTYQARDLEGTQSPVDTLASNSGSCRDFALLMMEAVRSLGFAARFVSGYLYDPARDGQEGAMTGGGATHAWVEIYLPGCGWVEFDPTNGIIGGKNLIRVAVARDPSQAVPLGGSWTGAPADFLGMTVDVQVTATGGTGAGDAPQNPMPVAGAV, from the coding sequence ATGATGACCCTGGACATCCACCACACCACCACCTACCGCTACGCCAACCCGGTGACCTTCGGCGACCATCGCCTGATGTTCCGGCCCCGCGACAGCCACGATCTGCGGTTGATCGAGACGGGGCTGGTGATCAGCCCACCGCCGGCTTCCGTCCGCTGGCTTCACGACGTCTTCGGCAACTCCATCGCGGTGGCGAGCTTCGACCAGCCGGCGACGGAGCTGCGCTTCGAAAGCCACATCCGGGTCGATCACTACCCGATGGGCGAGCTGGAATTCCCGATCGAGGACTACGCGCGTTCCTACCCCTTCAGCTATTCGGCGGAGGAGGTGCCGGATCTCGCGCTGACCACCCAGCGGCACTATCCGGACCCCGAACACCGGGTGGACGAATGGGCCCGGCAGTTCGTGACGCTGGGCGAGGGCGGGCCGCCCGACACGCAGGAGATGCTGGTGTCGATGACCCGGGCCATCAAGGAGACCTTCACCTACCAGGCCCGCGACCTGGAAGGCACCCAGAGCCCGGTGGACACGCTGGCGTCGAACAGCGGCTCCTGCCGCGACTTCGCGCTTCTGATGATGGAGGCGGTGCGCTCGCTGGGCTTCGCGGCGCGCTTCGTGTCCGGCTATCTCTACGATCCCGCGCGGGACGGTCAGGAGGGGGCGATGACCGGCGGCGGGGCGACCCACGCCTGGGTGGAAATCTACCTGCCGGGCTGCGGCTGGGTGGAGTTCGACCCGACCAACGGCATCATCGGCGGCAAGAACCTGATCCGCGTCGCCGTCGCCCGCGACCCGTCGCAGGCGGTGCCGCTCGGCGGCTCCTGGACCGGGGCGCCGGCGGATTTCCTCGGCATGACGGTGGATGTCCAGGTCACGGCGACCGGCGGGACGGGCGCCGGCGACGCTCCGCAGAACCCGATGCCGGTGGCCGGAGCCGTTTGA